CAGATGGCATTGCTGAGGTCGGGGGTGTGCTTCATGATCTGTGCTCCTCCTGTACGTCCCTGATGAACGCCGGCGAGTCCGACGGGGACAGCGCCAGATCCCGGAGCCGATCAGGATGCCAACACGGCCGGGGCCAGGCGCGCGTAATGGTCCGTCACGGCCACCAGGTCGGGGGCCGGTGCCGAGATCACGACATGGTCGGCGCCGGCGTCGAGATATGCGTTGACGCGCTTGGCGATCACGGTCTCGTCGCCGTAGACGGCCAAAGCATCGAGCACCCGGTCGTCCAGGCCTGTGACCTCTTCCTCGGTGAAGCCCAGTCGGCCGAGACTGTGCACGTACTGTGATTCGGCGCGTTTGATGATGGCCCGCACGATCGTGCGGGCGATCTCCCGCGCACGCTGCCGATCGGTGTCGGGCACGGTCGCGAGCATCTGGATCAGGAGCTTGTCCGGACCGAGGGTCTCCCTGGCGGCGGCGATCTGTTCGGGCGGTACCGCCGCGGGCAGCGCGCCGTCGGCACGCTCGCCGGCCAGCGCGAGCATCTTCGGCCCCACCGCCGCCAGTAGCCGGGGGTACTGCGCGTCCGGAGGCGGTGCGATGGTCAAGGGCGGAGCCTCCATCTGGTCGAGGTAGCTGCGCAGTTGAGCCAGCGGCCGGTCGTAACGCAGGCCGACTGCGGCCGCCTGATCCGCTTTGCCAGTGCCGATGCCGAGCACGAAACGCCCGGGATAGCCGTCGGCCAGCACGGCTGCGGCGCCGTGCATGGTTCGCCCGGGTCGTGCCCACATGTTGGCGATGCCGGAACCGACCACAAAGCGCTCGGTCGCCGCGAGCCAGATGCCGAGCTGCGCGAAGACGTCCTTGCCGCCGATGGCCTCGTTCGTCCACGCCGAGCCGTAGCCCAACTCTTCGATCCTGGCCAGCATCTGCCGCTGGACCTCCGCAGGCGGCAGGGGACCGCCGAGGCGGGTGTCGAGGTATATGCCGACGCGGCCGAGGCGTTGGCGGGTGGAGTGGATCACGTCGGCTGCGGTCATGTCACCTTCTGCAGGAAAGAGCGTAATCGCTTCCGTTTGAGCCTATGGAGTTCGTGCGGCGGATTCCGTGGTGTTGGTTGGAACTCCGTGTGGCAGATCAGTGTCGGGTTCTCGTCCATCACTTGGTCACTGCACTTCGCGTTTGACCTGGGTCAGGAAGGACTCTCACGAGGCCGTCCCGAATACGAGCACGCCTCCGTCCGGGACCTTGCTGTCGCGTACGGGGATGAACGACCCGCTGCCACAGCAGCGTCAGCGACCCGTTCACATGGTCGTGGCCCTCTGACCGCTCGGCCGCCGTCTCCGCACGCCTCAACGTCTGGTGGTGAGGGTGTGAGGCCGGCCCGTAGGGTGCCCGGATGATCGCGGTACCAGAGACGTTCGTGCGGACCACCGTCGAGCGCGAAGGGGAGACCGGCGCGGCCTGGCTCGCCGAGCTGCCCGGCATCGTGGACGGGTTGCTGGAGCGCTGGGAGTGCGTGCCGGACGGCGAGGTCATGCACGGGGGCGTCGGGGTCATCGTCCCGGTGCGGAGGCGGAGCGAGGGGGCCGAGCCGGCCGTGATGAAGGTGTCGTTCCCGCATCCCGGCAACGTCCATGAGCCCGACGCGTTCATGGCCTGGCGGGGGCGGGGCGCCGTCCTGCTGTACGAGCGGGACGACGAGCGGTTCGCGATGCTGCTGGAGCGGGCCCGGACGTCCACCCTGGCCGAGCTGAACGCCGGTGACGAGGACGAGATCCTGACCGTCGCCGGGCGGCTCAACCGTCGGCTGGCCGTTCCCGCGCCGCCCGGACTGTCCCTGCCCCGGCTGCGGGAGCGGGCCGGCGTCTGGGAGGAGGAGCTGCGCCGGGACGCCGTAGAGCTGACGCACGCGCTGCCGGACCGGGTGCTGGACGCCGCCGTGGCGACCGTGCGCGAGCTGGGCCGGGTTCAGCCGGACACCCTGATCCACGGCGATCTGCACGCCCGGAACATCCTGCGCGCCGACCGTGAACCGTGGCTGGCCGTGGACCCCAAGGGGCATGTGGGGGACCCCGCCTACGACGGCGGCACCCTGCTCAAGTCGCGTGCCCTGGCCTTCCTGGAGGCGGACGATCTCGGCAAGGCGGTCCACCGCGCCCTGGACGTCTTCGCCGAGGCGGCGGAGCTCGATCGCGAACGCGTGCGGCGCTGGGGGCAGTTCCATGCGGTCCAGGCCGCGTTCCACGGGCGCCGGCACGGGTTCCGTGTCGCCCGTGGGGGGCCACGGCTGGACTGGATCGTCCAATTCGCGGACGGGTTGGCGGAGTTGCTCACGTAATCGGGCAAAGAGCGACAAGGACAGGCGGCTTCCTGTCAATGTCCTGTCACTCCTCACACACTTTCGAACCTACTCGTGAGTTCTCTGCAATCTTCCTGGCCTGTCAGACAGGTGCCCCTACGCATCTGCGCACAGCAACAGGAGTGAGCCACCCCCCATGCGACTCAAGCGCATATCGACTCTCAAGAAGAGCGCCCTGATCGCGGCCTCCACCGCACTCGCCTGTACCGGTCTGCTGGCCGGCACCGGTTCCGCCCAGGCGGCCGGCAGCGGGCCGGGCGGCGCGACGAACATCCGGGGCACCGACCCCGGCGACACCGACCTGATGATCGAGCGCCTCTGCGCTCAGGAGGCAAGCCTGACGGGCGTCTACGGCGCC
The nucleotide sequence above comes from Streptomyces sp. NL15-2K. Encoded proteins:
- a CDS encoding TIGR03620 family F420-dependent LLM class oxidoreductase is translated as MTAADVIHSTRQRLGRVGIYLDTRLGGPLPPAEVQRQMLARIEELGYGSAWTNEAIGGKDVFAQLGIWLAATERFVVGSGIANMWARPGRTMHGAAAVLADGYPGRFVLGIGTGKADQAAAVGLRYDRPLAQLRSYLDQMEAPPLTIAPPPDAQYPRLLAAVGPKMLALAGERADGALPAAVPPEQIAAARETLGPDKLLIQMLATVPDTDRQRAREIARTIVRAIIKRAESQYVHSLGRLGFTEEEVTGLDDRVLDALAVYGDETVIAKRVNAYLDAGADHVVISAPAPDLVAVTDHYARLAPAVLAS
- a CDS encoding aminoglycoside phosphotransferase family protein, encoding MIAVPETFVRTTVEREGETGAAWLAELPGIVDGLLERWECVPDGEVMHGGVGVIVPVRRRSEGAEPAVMKVSFPHPGNVHEPDAFMAWRGRGAVLLYERDDERFAMLLERARTSTLAELNAGDEDEILTVAGRLNRRLAVPAPPGLSLPRLRERAGVWEEELRRDAVELTHALPDRVLDAAVATVRELGRVQPDTLIHGDLHARNILRADREPWLAVDPKGHVGDPAYDGGTLLKSRALAFLEADDLGKAVHRALDVFAEAAELDRERVRRWGQFHAVQAAFHGRRHGFRVARGGPRLDWIVQFADGLAELLT